The DNA window CGAACGCCGGTAGCCGGCGGTGCCCAGCCAGTAGGGTCGGCCCCATGGGCAGCCCCTCCCTCCCCGTCCCCGTCACCCCCGCCGGCTGCGAAGGGCTCGCCGCCCTGCTGGCCGGTCCGCAACGCGCGGTCGTCGCGCTCGACTTCGACGGGACGCTCGCCGAGATCGTCCCCGACCCCGAGCAGGCCCGGGCGCACCCGGGCGCCGTGCCCGCGCTGGCGCGGCTCGCCCCCCGGCTCGGCTCGGTCGCCGTGATCACCGGTCGCCCGGCCGGGGTCGCGGTGCGCTACGGCGGCTTCGCCGGGGCCGCGGGCCTGGAGCGCCTCGTGGTCCTCGGGCAGTACGGCGCCGAGCGCTGGGACGCGGCGACCGGCGCCGTGACCGCCGACGCCCCGCCCCCCGGCGTCGCGGCAGCCCGCGCGGAGCTGCCGGGGATCGTGGCGGGCTCGGGCTTCGGCCGGGGTGCCTGGATCGAGGACAAGGGCCGGGCCCTCGCCGTCCACACCCGGCGCACCGCCCACCCGCAAGCCGCCTTCGACGCCCTGCGCGAGCCCCTGTCCGCCCTCGCCGAGCGGCACGGGCTGATCGTCGAGCCCGGCAGGCTCGTCCTGGAACTGCGGCCGCCGGGCGTCGACAAGGGCGCCGCCCTCGCCTCGTACGTGCGCGAGAGCGGCGCGGGCGCTGTCCTCTACGCCGGTGACGACCTCGGCGACCTGGCCGCCTTCGCGGCCGTGGAGAAGCTGCGCTCCGAGGGCCTCCCGGGCCTGCTGGTGTGCAGCGGAAGCTCCGAGGTCGCCGAGCTCGCGGACCGCGCCGACCTGGTCGTCGACGGCCCGGGCGGAGTCGTGGAGCTGCTCACGGCCCTCGCCGCCCGCCTCGGCCCCGCGGCGGAGTGACCCGCTCGTCCGGCCGTCGTCCGCTCAGCCGTCGTCGTCCGGGAGGCTCGTCGTCCCGCCCTTGGCGGGCTTGCCCGGGACGCCGAGGACGTCGAGCGCCGTCGTCCAGTCGCGTGCGACGGCCTGCTGGGCCTTGACCAGGTCGGCCTTGCCCGAGCAGACGGCGTCCTTGAGCCTGGTCTCCACCACGTCCTTGGGGTTGCCGGCGCCCTTCACCGCCTTGCGGCCGGGGGAGGGCGGCACGACCCACAGGTTGCGCGGGTCGTTGGGGTCGCCCCCGAGCTGCAGGCCGATCAGGTGGGTGTACTCGGCGTCGCCCAGCGGCCCCTTGTAGCCGTACGCGGCGGCGTTGGCGGTCTTCTGGCGGCTGGTGATGTTCGTGGGCGGCCGGATGCCGGCGGTGTAGCCGCTGCGGCAGATCGTCGTCTTGAGCGTGTCCCGGGTGACCTTCGGGTTGGTCGCGCCGGGGGTGCACGCGGGGTCGGGGAGCGGCTCCTTGGCCGGGGTGAAGCGGTAGTGGCAGCTGCCGGCGGCGGGCTGCTGCTGGACGGCGTAGGACGGCTGCGGCCCGGGGCCGACCGGTATGGATCCGCTCGGCGGGGGTGGGGTCGGGGAACCGGCCGGCGCCGAACGGGCCGGTGCCGAGCCGGCCGGTGCCGAGCCTGCGGGTGCCGAGCGGGCGGGCGGCGAACCGGTGCGCGGCGTGCCCGAGGGCGCGCCGCCGGAGGCGGCGGAGGAGGCCGACGGATTGGCCGACGAGTTGGACGACGGGTTGGCCGACGGGTTCGCCGATGGGTCGGACGGCGCCGCGGAGGAGCCCTTCGCCCCCTTGGCCTGCTTGCTGTCGTCGTCGTTCTTGGCGGAGTCCGAGGAGCAGCCGGCGACCGCGGTCAGGGCGGCGGCGCACGCCGTGGCAAGCACGGCCCAACGTGGGACATTTGACATGCGCCATGGCTACCCGTGCCCGGATGCGGGCAGCCCGGGGCGCCGAAGCGCAGGCCGCTCAGACGGGGTCCGGAGGTGTGCGGCCCGCACTCCGGCTCACAGCGCCTGCAGCTGGTCCGTGAACCACCGGGCCGGCGGCAGCGCCGTCGCCGCCGCGGCCAGCCGCTTGGTGCGCTCCGCCCGCTCCCCGGGGTCCATCAGCAGCGCCAGGTGCAGCGCGCGGGCGGTGGCCTCCACGTCGTACGGGTTGACGGTGATCGCCTCGTCGCCCAGCTCGGCCGCCGCCCCGGCCTCGCGCGAGAGCACCAGCGCGCAGCCGTGGTCGGAGACCACCGGCACCTCCTTGGCGACGAGGTTCATCCCGTCCCGGATGGGGTTGACCAGGGCCACGTCCGCGAGCCGGTACGCGGCCAGCGAGCGTGCGAAGTCGTCCTTGACGTGCAGGGCGACCGGCTCCCAGCCCTCCGTGCCGAAGTCGGCGTTGATCCCGCGCGCGACCCGCTCCACCTGGGCGGTGTAGTCGCGGTAGACGGCGAGGTCCTGGCGGGAGGGGTAGGCGAAGGCGACGTGCACGACCTTGCCGCGCCACTGCGGGTGGTCCTCCAGCAGCAGCCGGTACGCGTACAGCCCGCGCACGATGTTCTTGGACAGCTCCGTGCGGTCCACGCGCACGATCGCCCTGCGGCCCGGGCCGATCTGCGCCCTGAGTGCCGCCATGCGCTCCTCGACGTCCGCCCGGTGCGCCCGCTCGCGCAGGAAGTCCCCGTCGGCGCCGAGGCCGTGCACGCCCAGCCGCGTCGTCCGCCCCTCGAAGCGCACCTCGGCGGCGCGCCCCTCGCCGTCCCGCACGACCTCCGCGCCCAGCACGTCCGCGCAGCACGCGGCGAACGCCTCGGCCCAGCGCCGGGTCAGGAAGCCGGCCCGGTCGCCGCCGAGCACGCCCTGCAGCAGCTGCCCGGCCACGTCGTCCGGCAGCATCCGGAAGTAGTCCGGCGGGGCCCAGGGGGTGTGCGAGAAGTGGCCGATGCGCAGGTCTGGGCGGCGCGCCCGGAGCAGGCCCGGCACGAGCGCCAGGTGGTAGTCCTGGACGAGCACCGCGGCGCCCTGCGCGGCCTCCTCGGCGACGGCGTCCGCGAACGCCGCGTTGTACTCCTCGTAGGCCGCCCACTGCGTCCGGAACTCCCGGTCGAAGGAGGGCTCCAGGGGCGTCTGGTAGAGCATGTGGTGCACGAACCACAGCACGGAGTTGGCGATGCCGTTGTACGCGGCGGCGAAGGTGTCCGGCGGGATGTCGAGCATCCGCACGTGGTGGCCGCCGGTGTCGTCCGTGGGGAGTCTTCGGCCGGCGGCGCGGGCCGCCTCGCGGTCGCCCTCGCCCAGGGCCGCGCACACCCACACCGCGGCCCCGCCCTCGGCGTCGCGCTGTATCGAGCTGAGCCCGGAGACCAGCCCGCCGCCGCCGCGCCCGGCCACGAGGGTGCCGTCCTCGCTGCGCCGGTACGAGACCGGGCCGCGGTTGGAGGCGACGACGATCGGCGCGGCGGCGATCGATGCGGTGTG is part of the Streptomyces roseifaciens genome and encodes:
- the otsB gene encoding trehalose-phosphatase, producing MGSPSLPVPVTPAGCEGLAALLAGPQRAVVALDFDGTLAEIVPDPEQARAHPGAVPALARLAPRLGSVAVITGRPAGVAVRYGGFAGAAGLERLVVLGQYGAERWDAATGAVTADAPPPGVAAARAELPGIVAGSGFGRGAWIEDKGRALAVHTRRTAHPQAAFDALREPLSALAERHGLIVEPGRLVLELRPPGVDKGAALASYVRESGAGAVLYAGDDLGDLAAFAAVEKLRSEGLPGLLVCSGSSEVAELADRADLVVDGPGGVVELLTALAARLGPAAE
- a CDS encoding alpha,alpha-trehalose-phosphate synthase (UDP-forming); translated protein: MVAEHVHTASIAAAPIVVASNRGPVSYRRSEDGTLVAGRGGGGLVSGLSSIQRDAEGGAAVWVCAALGEGDREAARAAGRRLPTDDTGGHHVRMLDIPPDTFAAAYNGIANSVLWFVHHMLYQTPLEPSFDREFRTQWAAYEEYNAAFADAVAEEAAQGAAVLVQDYHLALVPGLLRARRPDLRIGHFSHTPWAPPDYFRMLPDDVAGQLLQGVLGGDRAGFLTRRWAEAFAACCADVLGAEVVRDGEGRAAEVRFEGRTTRLGVHGLGADGDFLRERAHRADVEERMAALRAQIGPGRRAIVRVDRTELSKNIVRGLYAYRLLLEDHPQWRGKVVHVAFAYPSRQDLAVYRDYTAQVERVARGINADFGTEGWEPVALHVKDDFARSLAAYRLADVALVNPIRDGMNLVAKEVPVVSDHGCALVLSREAGAAAELGDEAITVNPYDVEATARALHLALLMDPGERAERTKRLAAAATALPPARWFTDQLQAL